From Salarias fasciatus chromosome 12, fSalaFa1.1, whole genome shotgun sequence, the proteins below share one genomic window:
- the kdm2ba gene encoding lysine (K)-specific demethylase 2Ba isoform X5 yields MALSLSGDDEEYDSESEQQRAANRPKPKMGTSSAVKLPSNRSSSGARRRRTRCRKCEACLRTECGECHFCKDMKKFGGPGRMKQSCIMRQCIAPVLPHTAVCVVCKEAGKEDTLEDEEDKFNFMLMECSICNEIVHPNCLKVNDASGVVNDELPNCWECPKCNHAGKSGKVLKQKRGPGFKYASNLPGSLLREQKPVKEEGDVSSAPKKRPDREETPRYRPEDALLRQPPLLSPSSLPRPRPEDKLRKKRKLFEDDEDDSLSVRKKICEKSDDPYFSKLLQHIKTEEEDEDGYEDDDEDVREPHSRPGAEKRGRFGDTEEEGDYRDSKIDPLNSCIKTPVGDSDQSHCSSPQAGPSSEGGSETQEKGPRQKTRRKRRLPNRELSRELSKALNQEIQKTEDCLANENRHPVKVEPETENEEPKRLFRNGNELGEQRPHLKTKEMNGTPWELRHFYPSPIAPLGFNRSTPTTRPVPPRSPPKCVQMERHVIRPPPISPPPDRLPLKDGKTHILQREVWMTIFHHLPHQDLCVCMRVCKTWNRWCCDKRLWTTIDLNRCISITPLMLSGIIRRQPVCLDLSWTNISKKQLSWLINRLPGLRVLKLSGCSWAAVSALCTSSCPLLRTLDVQWVEGLKDPQMRDLLSPTTDNRPGQLDNRCKLRNVEDLRLAGLDITDTSLRLISRQMPLLSRLDLSYCNHINDQSVNLLTAAGTTTRDSLTEINLSVGYLFAAAGRRGHISL; encoded by the exons CAGCGGGCGGCCAACCGGCCAAAGCCCAAGATGGGGACGAGCTCTGCCGTCAAGCTGCCGTCCAACCGCAGCTCGTCCGGCGCCAGACGCAGGAGGACGCGCTGCCGCAAGTGTGAGGCGTGCCTGCGGACCGAGTGCGGAGAGTGTCACTTCTGCAAGGACATGAAGAAGTTTGGCGGTCCCGGGCGCATGAAGCAGTCGTGCATCATGCGGCAGTGCATCGCG CCCGTCCTGCctcacactgcagtgtgtgtggtgtgtaaaGAGGCGGGGAAGGAAGACACActcgaggacgaggaggacaagTTTAACTTCATGCTGATGGAGTGCTCCATCTGCAACGAGATCGTCCATCCCAACTGCCTCAAG GTGAACGATGCCTCTGGAGTGGTGAACGATGAGCTGCCAAACTGCTGGGAGTGCCCCAAATGCAACCACGCAGGAAAGAGTGGAAAA GTACTGAAGCAAAAAAGGGGTCCAGGGTTCAAGTACGCCTCCAACCTCCCCGGCTCCTTGCTGAGGGAACAGAAGCcggtgaaggaggagggagacgttTCTTCGGCGCCCAAGAAGAGGCCCGACAGAGAGGAGACGCCCAGATACAGACCCGAGGACGCTCTGCTCCGGCAGCCGCCACTGCTCTCCCCCAGCAGCCTGCCTCGGCCCAGGCCCGAAGACaagctgaggaagaagaggaagctcTTTGAGGATGATGAGGACGACAGCCTCAGTGTAAGGAAGAAGATTTGT gaaaagtcAGATGATCCTTATTTTTCCAAACTTCTACAACATATCaagacagaagaagaggacGAAGATGGTTACGAGGATGACGATGAGGATGTGAGGGAGCCTCATTCCCGGCCTGGTGCGGAGAAGAGAGGTCGCTTTGGAGACaccgaggaggagggagactaCAGGGACTCTAAGATCGACCCTTTGAATTCCTGCATTAAAACGCCGGTTGGAGACAGCGACCAGTCGCACTGCAGCTCTCCGCAGGCCGGCCCCAGCAGCGAGGGCGGAAGTGAGACGCAGGAAAAGGGTCCCCGCCAGAAAACCCGCCGTAAGCGGCGCTTGCCCAACCGAGAGCTGAGCCGAGAGCTCAGCAAAGCACTGAACCAGGAGATCCAGAAGACCGAGGACTGCCTGGCCAACGAGAACCGCCACCCTGTGAAGGTGGAGCCCGAGACGGAGAACGAAGAACCCAAGAGGCTGTTCCGCAACGGCAACGAGCTCGGCGAGCAGAGGCCCCACCTGAAGACCAAAGAGATGAACGGGACGCCCTGGGAGCTGCGCCACTTCTACCCGAGCCCCATCGCCCCGCTGGGCTTCAACCGCAGCACGCCGACCACTCGCCCGGTGCCGCCGCGCTCCCCTCCCAAGTGCGTCCAGATGGAGCGGCACGTTATCCGGCCTCCTCCGATAAGCCCCCCGCCCGACCGGCTGCCTCTGAAAGACGGGaaaacacacatcctgcagcGCGAAGTCTGGATGACCATATTCCACCATCTCCCACACCAGGACCTCTGCGTCTGCATGCGAGTCTGCAAGACGTGGAACAGATG GTGTTGCGATAAGAGACTTTGGACAACCATCGATCTGAACCGCTGCATCTCCATCACTCCACTGATGCTCAGCGGGATTATCCGACGGCAGCCGGTGTGTCTGGACCTCAGTTGGACCAACATTTCCAAGAAACAATTAAGCTGGCTTATCAATAGGCTACCAG GTCTGCGAGTGTTGAAGCTGTCGGGGTGTTCGTGGGCCGCGGTTTCAGCTCTCTGCACCTCCAGCTGCCCTCTGCTGCGAACCCTGGACGTCCAGTGGGTCGAGGGACTGAAAGACCCGCAGATGAGGGACCTTCTCTCACCGACGACAGACAACAGACCAG GTCAACTGGATAATCGCTGCAAGTTGCGAAACGTGGAAGACCTGCGCCTGGCGGGGCTGGACATCACCGACACGTCTTTACGTCTCATCAGTCGACAGATGCCTCTGCTGTCCcggctggacctgagctactgCAACCACATCAACGACCAGTCCGTCAACCTGCTGACCGCGGCGGGGACGACGACCAGAGACTCGCTCACAGAAATCAACCTATCAG
- the kdm2ba gene encoding lysine (K)-specific demethylase 2Ba isoform X1: MALSLSGDDEEYDSESEQQRAANRPKPKMGTSSAVKLPSNRSSSGARRRRTRCRKCEACLRTECGECHFCKDMKKFGGPGRMKQSCIMRQCIAPVLPHTAVCVVCKEAGKEDTLEDEEDKFNFMLMECSICNEIVHPNCLKVNDASGVVNDELPNCWECPKCNHAGKSGKVLKQKRGPGFKYASNLPGSLLREQKPVKEEGDVSSAPKKRPDREETPRYRPEDALLRQPPLLSPSSLPRPRPEDKLRKKRKLFEDDEDDSLSVRKKICEKSDDPYFSKLLQHIKTEEEDEDGYEDDDEDVREPHSRPGAEKRGRFGDTEEEGDYRDSKIDPLNSCIKTPVGDSDQSHCSSPQAGPSSEGGSETQEKGPRQKTRRKRRLPNRELSRELSKALNQEIQKTEDCLANENRHPVKVEPETENEEPKRLFRNGNELGEQRPHLKTKEMNGTPWELRHFYPSPIAPLGFNRSTPTTRPVPPRSPPKCVQMERHVIRPPPISPPPDRLPLKDGKTHILQREVWMTIFHHLPHQDLCVCMRVCKTWNRWCCDKRLWTTIDLNRCISITPLMLSGIIRRQPVCLDLSWTNISKKQLSWLINRLPGLRVLKLSGCSWAAVSALCTSSCPLLRTLDVQWVEGLKDPQMRDLLSPTTDNRPGQLDNRCKLRNVEDLRLAGLDITDTSLRLISRQMPLLSRLDLSYCNHINDQSVNLLTAAGTTTRDSLTEINLSVCNRVTDHSLNFFKRCGSICQIDLRFCKQVTKTACERFIAEMSVSVPFRLKEDKLLQKAS; this comes from the exons CAGCGGGCGGCCAACCGGCCAAAGCCCAAGATGGGGACGAGCTCTGCCGTCAAGCTGCCGTCCAACCGCAGCTCGTCCGGCGCCAGACGCAGGAGGACGCGCTGCCGCAAGTGTGAGGCGTGCCTGCGGACCGAGTGCGGAGAGTGTCACTTCTGCAAGGACATGAAGAAGTTTGGCGGTCCCGGGCGCATGAAGCAGTCGTGCATCATGCGGCAGTGCATCGCG CCCGTCCTGCctcacactgcagtgtgtgtggtgtgtaaaGAGGCGGGGAAGGAAGACACActcgaggacgaggaggacaagTTTAACTTCATGCTGATGGAGTGCTCCATCTGCAACGAGATCGTCCATCCCAACTGCCTCAAG GTGAACGATGCCTCTGGAGTGGTGAACGATGAGCTGCCAAACTGCTGGGAGTGCCCCAAATGCAACCACGCAGGAAAGAGTGGAAAA GTACTGAAGCAAAAAAGGGGTCCAGGGTTCAAGTACGCCTCCAACCTCCCCGGCTCCTTGCTGAGGGAACAGAAGCcggtgaaggaggagggagacgttTCTTCGGCGCCCAAGAAGAGGCCCGACAGAGAGGAGACGCCCAGATACAGACCCGAGGACGCTCTGCTCCGGCAGCCGCCACTGCTCTCCCCCAGCAGCCTGCCTCGGCCCAGGCCCGAAGACaagctgaggaagaagaggaagctcTTTGAGGATGATGAGGACGACAGCCTCAGTGTAAGGAAGAAGATTTGT gaaaagtcAGATGATCCTTATTTTTCCAAACTTCTACAACATATCaagacagaagaagaggacGAAGATGGTTACGAGGATGACGATGAGGATGTGAGGGAGCCTCATTCCCGGCCTGGTGCGGAGAAGAGAGGTCGCTTTGGAGACaccgaggaggagggagactaCAGGGACTCTAAGATCGACCCTTTGAATTCCTGCATTAAAACGCCGGTTGGAGACAGCGACCAGTCGCACTGCAGCTCTCCGCAGGCCGGCCCCAGCAGCGAGGGCGGAAGTGAGACGCAGGAAAAGGGTCCCCGCCAGAAAACCCGCCGTAAGCGGCGCTTGCCCAACCGAGAGCTGAGCCGAGAGCTCAGCAAAGCACTGAACCAGGAGATCCAGAAGACCGAGGACTGCCTGGCCAACGAGAACCGCCACCCTGTGAAGGTGGAGCCCGAGACGGAGAACGAAGAACCCAAGAGGCTGTTCCGCAACGGCAACGAGCTCGGCGAGCAGAGGCCCCACCTGAAGACCAAAGAGATGAACGGGACGCCCTGGGAGCTGCGCCACTTCTACCCGAGCCCCATCGCCCCGCTGGGCTTCAACCGCAGCACGCCGACCACTCGCCCGGTGCCGCCGCGCTCCCCTCCCAAGTGCGTCCAGATGGAGCGGCACGTTATCCGGCCTCCTCCGATAAGCCCCCCGCCCGACCGGCTGCCTCTGAAAGACGGGaaaacacacatcctgcagcGCGAAGTCTGGATGACCATATTCCACCATCTCCCACACCAGGACCTCTGCGTCTGCATGCGAGTCTGCAAGACGTGGAACAGATG GTGTTGCGATAAGAGACTTTGGACAACCATCGATCTGAACCGCTGCATCTCCATCACTCCACTGATGCTCAGCGGGATTATCCGACGGCAGCCGGTGTGTCTGGACCTCAGTTGGACCAACATTTCCAAGAAACAATTAAGCTGGCTTATCAATAGGCTACCAG GTCTGCGAGTGTTGAAGCTGTCGGGGTGTTCGTGGGCCGCGGTTTCAGCTCTCTGCACCTCCAGCTGCCCTCTGCTGCGAACCCTGGACGTCCAGTGGGTCGAGGGACTGAAAGACCCGCAGATGAGGGACCTTCTCTCACCGACGACAGACAACAGACCAG GTCAACTGGATAATCGCTGCAAGTTGCGAAACGTGGAAGACCTGCGCCTGGCGGGGCTGGACATCACCGACACGTCTTTACGTCTCATCAGTCGACAGATGCCTCTGCTGTCCcggctggacctgagctactgCAACCACATCAACGACCAGTCCGTCAACCTGCTGACCGCGGCGGGGACGACGACCAGAGACTCGCTCACAGAAATCAACCTATCAG
- the kdm2ba gene encoding lysine (K)-specific demethylase 2Ba isoform X3, translating to MALSLSGDDEEYDSESEQQRAANRPKPKMGTSSAVKLPSNRSSSGARRRRTRCRKCEACLRTECGECHFCKDMKKFGGPGRMKQSCIMRQCIAPVLPHTAVCVVCKEAGKEDTLEDEEDKFNFMLMECSICNEIVHPNCLKVNDASGVVNDELPNCWECPKCNHAGKSGKQKRGPGFKYASNLPGSLLREQKPVKEEGDVSSAPKKRPDREETPRYRPEDALLRQPPLLSPSSLPRPRPEDKLRKKRKLFEDDEDDSLSVRKKICEKSDDPYFSKLLQHIKTEEEDEDGYEDDDEDVREPHSRPGAEKRGRFGDTEEEGDYRDSKIDPLNSCIKTPVGDSDQSHCSSPQAGPSSEGGSETQEKGPRQKTRRKRRLPNRELSRELSKALNQEIQKTEDCLANENRHPVKVEPETENEEPKRLFRNGNELGEQRPHLKTKEMNGTPWELRHFYPSPIAPLGFNRSTPTTRPVPPRSPPKCVQMERHVIRPPPISPPPDRLPLKDGKTHILQREVWMTIFHHLPHQDLCVCMRVCKTWNRWCCDKRLWTTIDLNRCISITPLMLSGIIRRQPVCLDLSWTNISKKQLSWLINRLPGLRVLKLSGCSWAAVSALCTSSCPLLRTLDVQWVEGLKDPQMRDLLSPTTDNRPGQLDNRCKLRNVEDLRLAGLDITDTSLRLISRQMPLLSRLDLSYCNHINDQSVNLLTAAGTTTRDSLTEINLSVCNRVTDHSLNFFKRCGSICQIDLRFCKQVTKTACERFIAEMSVSVPFRLKEDKLLQKAS from the exons CAGCGGGCGGCCAACCGGCCAAAGCCCAAGATGGGGACGAGCTCTGCCGTCAAGCTGCCGTCCAACCGCAGCTCGTCCGGCGCCAGACGCAGGAGGACGCGCTGCCGCAAGTGTGAGGCGTGCCTGCGGACCGAGTGCGGAGAGTGTCACTTCTGCAAGGACATGAAGAAGTTTGGCGGTCCCGGGCGCATGAAGCAGTCGTGCATCATGCGGCAGTGCATCGCG CCCGTCCTGCctcacactgcagtgtgtgtggtgtgtaaaGAGGCGGGGAAGGAAGACACActcgaggacgaggaggacaagTTTAACTTCATGCTGATGGAGTGCTCCATCTGCAACGAGATCGTCCATCCCAACTGCCTCAAG GTGAACGATGCCTCTGGAGTGGTGAACGATGAGCTGCCAAACTGCTGGGAGTGCCCCAAATGCAACCACGCAGGAAAGAGTGGAAAA CAAAAAAGGGGTCCAGGGTTCAAGTACGCCTCCAACCTCCCCGGCTCCTTGCTGAGGGAACAGAAGCcggtgaaggaggagggagacgttTCTTCGGCGCCCAAGAAGAGGCCCGACAGAGAGGAGACGCCCAGATACAGACCCGAGGACGCTCTGCTCCGGCAGCCGCCACTGCTCTCCCCCAGCAGCCTGCCTCGGCCCAGGCCCGAAGACaagctgaggaagaagaggaagctcTTTGAGGATGATGAGGACGACAGCCTCAGTGTAAGGAAGAAGATTTGT gaaaagtcAGATGATCCTTATTTTTCCAAACTTCTACAACATATCaagacagaagaagaggacGAAGATGGTTACGAGGATGACGATGAGGATGTGAGGGAGCCTCATTCCCGGCCTGGTGCGGAGAAGAGAGGTCGCTTTGGAGACaccgaggaggagggagactaCAGGGACTCTAAGATCGACCCTTTGAATTCCTGCATTAAAACGCCGGTTGGAGACAGCGACCAGTCGCACTGCAGCTCTCCGCAGGCCGGCCCCAGCAGCGAGGGCGGAAGTGAGACGCAGGAAAAGGGTCCCCGCCAGAAAACCCGCCGTAAGCGGCGCTTGCCCAACCGAGAGCTGAGCCGAGAGCTCAGCAAAGCACTGAACCAGGAGATCCAGAAGACCGAGGACTGCCTGGCCAACGAGAACCGCCACCCTGTGAAGGTGGAGCCCGAGACGGAGAACGAAGAACCCAAGAGGCTGTTCCGCAACGGCAACGAGCTCGGCGAGCAGAGGCCCCACCTGAAGACCAAAGAGATGAACGGGACGCCCTGGGAGCTGCGCCACTTCTACCCGAGCCCCATCGCCCCGCTGGGCTTCAACCGCAGCACGCCGACCACTCGCCCGGTGCCGCCGCGCTCCCCTCCCAAGTGCGTCCAGATGGAGCGGCACGTTATCCGGCCTCCTCCGATAAGCCCCCCGCCCGACCGGCTGCCTCTGAAAGACGGGaaaacacacatcctgcagcGCGAAGTCTGGATGACCATATTCCACCATCTCCCACACCAGGACCTCTGCGTCTGCATGCGAGTCTGCAAGACGTGGAACAGATG GTGTTGCGATAAGAGACTTTGGACAACCATCGATCTGAACCGCTGCATCTCCATCACTCCACTGATGCTCAGCGGGATTATCCGACGGCAGCCGGTGTGTCTGGACCTCAGTTGGACCAACATTTCCAAGAAACAATTAAGCTGGCTTATCAATAGGCTACCAG GTCTGCGAGTGTTGAAGCTGTCGGGGTGTTCGTGGGCCGCGGTTTCAGCTCTCTGCACCTCCAGCTGCCCTCTGCTGCGAACCCTGGACGTCCAGTGGGTCGAGGGACTGAAAGACCCGCAGATGAGGGACCTTCTCTCACCGACGACAGACAACAGACCAG GTCAACTGGATAATCGCTGCAAGTTGCGAAACGTGGAAGACCTGCGCCTGGCGGGGCTGGACATCACCGACACGTCTTTACGTCTCATCAGTCGACAGATGCCTCTGCTGTCCcggctggacctgagctactgCAACCACATCAACGACCAGTCCGTCAACCTGCTGACCGCGGCGGGGACGACGACCAGAGACTCGCTCACAGAAATCAACCTATCAG
- the kdm2ba gene encoding lysine (K)-specific demethylase 2Ba isoform X6, with product MALSLSGDDEEYDSESEQQRAANRPKPKMGTSSAVKLPSNRSSSGARRRRTRCRKCEACLRTECGECHFCKDMKKFGGPGRMKQSCIMRQCIAPVLPHTAVCVVCKEAGKEDTLEDEEDKFNFMLMECSICNEIVHPNCLKVNDASGVVNDELPNCWECPKCNHAGKSGKVLKQKRGPGFKYASNLPGSLLREQKPVKEEGDVSSAPKKRPDREETPRYRPEDALLRQPPLLSPSSLPRPRPEDKLRKKRKLFEDDEDDSLSVRKKICEKSDDPYFSKLLQHIKTEEEDEDGYEDDDEDVREPHSRPGAEKRGRFGDTEEEGDYRDSKIDPLNSCIKTPVGDSDQSHCSSPQAGPSSEGGSETQEKGPRQKTRRKRRLPNRELSRELSKALNQEIQKTEDCLANENRHPVKVEPETENEEPKRLFRNGNELGEQRPHLKTKEMNGTPWELRHFYPSPIAPLGFNRSTPTTRPVPPRSPPKCVQMERHVIRPPPISPPPDRLPLKDGKTHILQREVWMTIFHHLPHQDLCVCMRVCKTWNRWCCDKRLWTTIDLNRCISITPLMLSGIIRRQPVCLDLSWTNISKKQLSWLINRLPGLRVLKLSGCSWAAVSALCTSSCPLLRTLDVQWVEGLKDPQMRDLLSPTTDNRPGQLDNRCKLRNVEDLRLAGLDITDTSLRLISRQMPLLSRLDLSYCNHINDQSVNLLTAAGTTTRDSLTEINLSAAGRRGHISL from the exons CAGCGGGCGGCCAACCGGCCAAAGCCCAAGATGGGGACGAGCTCTGCCGTCAAGCTGCCGTCCAACCGCAGCTCGTCCGGCGCCAGACGCAGGAGGACGCGCTGCCGCAAGTGTGAGGCGTGCCTGCGGACCGAGTGCGGAGAGTGTCACTTCTGCAAGGACATGAAGAAGTTTGGCGGTCCCGGGCGCATGAAGCAGTCGTGCATCATGCGGCAGTGCATCGCG CCCGTCCTGCctcacactgcagtgtgtgtggtgtgtaaaGAGGCGGGGAAGGAAGACACActcgaggacgaggaggacaagTTTAACTTCATGCTGATGGAGTGCTCCATCTGCAACGAGATCGTCCATCCCAACTGCCTCAAG GTGAACGATGCCTCTGGAGTGGTGAACGATGAGCTGCCAAACTGCTGGGAGTGCCCCAAATGCAACCACGCAGGAAAGAGTGGAAAA GTACTGAAGCAAAAAAGGGGTCCAGGGTTCAAGTACGCCTCCAACCTCCCCGGCTCCTTGCTGAGGGAACAGAAGCcggtgaaggaggagggagacgttTCTTCGGCGCCCAAGAAGAGGCCCGACAGAGAGGAGACGCCCAGATACAGACCCGAGGACGCTCTGCTCCGGCAGCCGCCACTGCTCTCCCCCAGCAGCCTGCCTCGGCCCAGGCCCGAAGACaagctgaggaagaagaggaagctcTTTGAGGATGATGAGGACGACAGCCTCAGTGTAAGGAAGAAGATTTGT gaaaagtcAGATGATCCTTATTTTTCCAAACTTCTACAACATATCaagacagaagaagaggacGAAGATGGTTACGAGGATGACGATGAGGATGTGAGGGAGCCTCATTCCCGGCCTGGTGCGGAGAAGAGAGGTCGCTTTGGAGACaccgaggaggagggagactaCAGGGACTCTAAGATCGACCCTTTGAATTCCTGCATTAAAACGCCGGTTGGAGACAGCGACCAGTCGCACTGCAGCTCTCCGCAGGCCGGCCCCAGCAGCGAGGGCGGAAGTGAGACGCAGGAAAAGGGTCCCCGCCAGAAAACCCGCCGTAAGCGGCGCTTGCCCAACCGAGAGCTGAGCCGAGAGCTCAGCAAAGCACTGAACCAGGAGATCCAGAAGACCGAGGACTGCCTGGCCAACGAGAACCGCCACCCTGTGAAGGTGGAGCCCGAGACGGAGAACGAAGAACCCAAGAGGCTGTTCCGCAACGGCAACGAGCTCGGCGAGCAGAGGCCCCACCTGAAGACCAAAGAGATGAACGGGACGCCCTGGGAGCTGCGCCACTTCTACCCGAGCCCCATCGCCCCGCTGGGCTTCAACCGCAGCACGCCGACCACTCGCCCGGTGCCGCCGCGCTCCCCTCCCAAGTGCGTCCAGATGGAGCGGCACGTTATCCGGCCTCCTCCGATAAGCCCCCCGCCCGACCGGCTGCCTCTGAAAGACGGGaaaacacacatcctgcagcGCGAAGTCTGGATGACCATATTCCACCATCTCCCACACCAGGACCTCTGCGTCTGCATGCGAGTCTGCAAGACGTGGAACAGATG GTGTTGCGATAAGAGACTTTGGACAACCATCGATCTGAACCGCTGCATCTCCATCACTCCACTGATGCTCAGCGGGATTATCCGACGGCAGCCGGTGTGTCTGGACCTCAGTTGGACCAACATTTCCAAGAAACAATTAAGCTGGCTTATCAATAGGCTACCAG GTCTGCGAGTGTTGAAGCTGTCGGGGTGTTCGTGGGCCGCGGTTTCAGCTCTCTGCACCTCCAGCTGCCCTCTGCTGCGAACCCTGGACGTCCAGTGGGTCGAGGGACTGAAAGACCCGCAGATGAGGGACCTTCTCTCACCGACGACAGACAACAGACCAG GTCAACTGGATAATCGCTGCAAGTTGCGAAACGTGGAAGACCTGCGCCTGGCGGGGCTGGACATCACCGACACGTCTTTACGTCTCATCAGTCGACAGATGCCTCTGCTGTCCcggctggacctgagctactgCAACCACATCAACGACCAGTCCGTCAACCTGCTGACCGCGGCGGGGACGACGACCAGAGACTCGCTCACAGAAATCAACCTATCAG
- the kdm2ba gene encoding lysine (K)-specific demethylase 2Ba isoform X2, with protein MALSLSGDDEEYDSESEQRAANRPKPKMGTSSAVKLPSNRSSSGARRRRTRCRKCEACLRTECGECHFCKDMKKFGGPGRMKQSCIMRQCIAPVLPHTAVCVVCKEAGKEDTLEDEEDKFNFMLMECSICNEIVHPNCLKVNDASGVVNDELPNCWECPKCNHAGKSGKVLKQKRGPGFKYASNLPGSLLREQKPVKEEGDVSSAPKKRPDREETPRYRPEDALLRQPPLLSPSSLPRPRPEDKLRKKRKLFEDDEDDSLSVRKKICEKSDDPYFSKLLQHIKTEEEDEDGYEDDDEDVREPHSRPGAEKRGRFGDTEEEGDYRDSKIDPLNSCIKTPVGDSDQSHCSSPQAGPSSEGGSETQEKGPRQKTRRKRRLPNRELSRELSKALNQEIQKTEDCLANENRHPVKVEPETENEEPKRLFRNGNELGEQRPHLKTKEMNGTPWELRHFYPSPIAPLGFNRSTPTTRPVPPRSPPKCVQMERHVIRPPPISPPPDRLPLKDGKTHILQREVWMTIFHHLPHQDLCVCMRVCKTWNRWCCDKRLWTTIDLNRCISITPLMLSGIIRRQPVCLDLSWTNISKKQLSWLINRLPGLRVLKLSGCSWAAVSALCTSSCPLLRTLDVQWVEGLKDPQMRDLLSPTTDNRPGQLDNRCKLRNVEDLRLAGLDITDTSLRLISRQMPLLSRLDLSYCNHINDQSVNLLTAAGTTTRDSLTEINLSVCNRVTDHSLNFFKRCGSICQIDLRFCKQVTKTACERFIAEMSVSVPFRLKEDKLLQKAS; from the exons CGGGCGGCCAACCGGCCAAAGCCCAAGATGGGGACGAGCTCTGCCGTCAAGCTGCCGTCCAACCGCAGCTCGTCCGGCGCCAGACGCAGGAGGACGCGCTGCCGCAAGTGTGAGGCGTGCCTGCGGACCGAGTGCGGAGAGTGTCACTTCTGCAAGGACATGAAGAAGTTTGGCGGTCCCGGGCGCATGAAGCAGTCGTGCATCATGCGGCAGTGCATCGCG CCCGTCCTGCctcacactgcagtgtgtgtggtgtgtaaaGAGGCGGGGAAGGAAGACACActcgaggacgaggaggacaagTTTAACTTCATGCTGATGGAGTGCTCCATCTGCAACGAGATCGTCCATCCCAACTGCCTCAAG GTGAACGATGCCTCTGGAGTGGTGAACGATGAGCTGCCAAACTGCTGGGAGTGCCCCAAATGCAACCACGCAGGAAAGAGTGGAAAA GTACTGAAGCAAAAAAGGGGTCCAGGGTTCAAGTACGCCTCCAACCTCCCCGGCTCCTTGCTGAGGGAACAGAAGCcggtgaaggaggagggagacgttTCTTCGGCGCCCAAGAAGAGGCCCGACAGAGAGGAGACGCCCAGATACAGACCCGAGGACGCTCTGCTCCGGCAGCCGCCACTGCTCTCCCCCAGCAGCCTGCCTCGGCCCAGGCCCGAAGACaagctgaggaagaagaggaagctcTTTGAGGATGATGAGGACGACAGCCTCAGTGTAAGGAAGAAGATTTGT gaaaagtcAGATGATCCTTATTTTTCCAAACTTCTACAACATATCaagacagaagaagaggacGAAGATGGTTACGAGGATGACGATGAGGATGTGAGGGAGCCTCATTCCCGGCCTGGTGCGGAGAAGAGAGGTCGCTTTGGAGACaccgaggaggagggagactaCAGGGACTCTAAGATCGACCCTTTGAATTCCTGCATTAAAACGCCGGTTGGAGACAGCGACCAGTCGCACTGCAGCTCTCCGCAGGCCGGCCCCAGCAGCGAGGGCGGAAGTGAGACGCAGGAAAAGGGTCCCCGCCAGAAAACCCGCCGTAAGCGGCGCTTGCCCAACCGAGAGCTGAGCCGAGAGCTCAGCAAAGCACTGAACCAGGAGATCCAGAAGACCGAGGACTGCCTGGCCAACGAGAACCGCCACCCTGTGAAGGTGGAGCCCGAGACGGAGAACGAAGAACCCAAGAGGCTGTTCCGCAACGGCAACGAGCTCGGCGAGCAGAGGCCCCACCTGAAGACCAAAGAGATGAACGGGACGCCCTGGGAGCTGCGCCACTTCTACCCGAGCCCCATCGCCCCGCTGGGCTTCAACCGCAGCACGCCGACCACTCGCCCGGTGCCGCCGCGCTCCCCTCCCAAGTGCGTCCAGATGGAGCGGCACGTTATCCGGCCTCCTCCGATAAGCCCCCCGCCCGACCGGCTGCCTCTGAAAGACGGGaaaacacacatcctgcagcGCGAAGTCTGGATGACCATATTCCACCATCTCCCACACCAGGACCTCTGCGTCTGCATGCGAGTCTGCAAGACGTGGAACAGATG GTGTTGCGATAAGAGACTTTGGACAACCATCGATCTGAACCGCTGCATCTCCATCACTCCACTGATGCTCAGCGGGATTATCCGACGGCAGCCGGTGTGTCTGGACCTCAGTTGGACCAACATTTCCAAGAAACAATTAAGCTGGCTTATCAATAGGCTACCAG GTCTGCGAGTGTTGAAGCTGTCGGGGTGTTCGTGGGCCGCGGTTTCAGCTCTCTGCACCTCCAGCTGCCCTCTGCTGCGAACCCTGGACGTCCAGTGGGTCGAGGGACTGAAAGACCCGCAGATGAGGGACCTTCTCTCACCGACGACAGACAACAGACCAG GTCAACTGGATAATCGCTGCAAGTTGCGAAACGTGGAAGACCTGCGCCTGGCGGGGCTGGACATCACCGACACGTCTTTACGTCTCATCAGTCGACAGATGCCTCTGCTGTCCcggctggacctgagctactgCAACCACATCAACGACCAGTCCGTCAACCTGCTGACCGCGGCGGGGACGACGACCAGAGACTCGCTCACAGAAATCAACCTATCAG